The following coding sequences lie in one Arachis ipaensis cultivar K30076 chromosome B03, Araip1.1, whole genome shotgun sequence genomic window:
- the LOC107629558 gene encoding porphobilinogen deaminase, chloroplastic isoform X1 — protein sequence METILSSSALALPCLKTSKCRRTAMLRVRASVAIDQHTHQTTSNLALLRIGTRGSPLALAQAYETRDKLMSSHPELAEEGAIQIVVIKTTGDKILSQPLADIGGKGLFTKEIDEALINGDIDIAVHSMKDVPTYLPDKTILPCNLPREDVRDAFISLTASSLAHLPAGSVVGTASLRRKSQILHRYPSLSVQENFRGNVQTRLRKLSEGVVQATLLAVAGLKRLNMTENVTSTLSIDDMLPAVAQGAIGIACRSDDDKMAEYLASLNHEETRLAVSCERAFLETLDGSCRTPIAGYACRNEDGNCLFRGLVASPDGTRVLETSRIGAYAVEDMMKMGKDAGEELLSRAGPGFFSS from the exons ATGGAGACAATTCTTTCATCATCAGCGTTGGCGCTTCCATGTCTCAAAACATCTAAATGCCGCCGCACCGCCATGCTTCGCGTTAGGGCCTCTGTAGCCATTGACCAACACACTCACCAGACCACCTCCAACCTCGCACTCCTCAGAATTGGAACCAGAGGAAG TCCACTGGCTCTAGCTCAGGCATATGAGACCAGAGACAAACTAATGTCATCACATCCGGAGCTAGCGGAAGAAGGAGCCATTCAGATTGTAGTAATTAAAACAACTGGTGACAAAATACTATCGCAACCGCTTGCAGACATAGGTGGGAAGGGCCTCTTTACCAAAGAAATAGATGAGGCACTGATAAACGGCGACATTGACATTGCTGTCCACTCAATGAAAGATGTTCCTACTTATTTACCTGATAAAACAATTTTGCCTTGCAACCTTCCACGCGAGGATGTAAGAGATGCATTTATATCATTGACTGCAAGTTCACTAGCCCATCTACCTGCTGGAAGTGTTGTTGGTACTGCTTCACTCAGACGAAAGTCGCAGATACTCCATAGATATCCATCTCTTAGT GTTCAGGAAAACTTCCGCGGCAATGTCCAAACAAGGCTGAGAAAACTCAGTGAGGGTGTTGTCCAAGCTACACTATTGGCAGTAGCTGGACTCAAACGATTAAATATGACAGAAAATGTGACTTCAACCCTATCAATTGATGACATGCTTCCAGCAGTTGCCCAAGGCGCAATTGGAATAGCCTGTAGAAGTGACGATGACAAAATG GCCGAATACCTTGCTTCGCTGAATCACGAAGAAACAAGGCTAGCAGTTTCATGTGAAAGAGCCTTCCTTGAGACTCTAGATGGATCTTGCCGCACTCCTATAGCAGGTTATGCTTGCAGAAACGAAGATGGAAATTGCTTGTTTAGAGGACTAGTTGCTTCACCAGATGGAACCCGTG TGCTTGAAACATCAAGGATTGGTGCATATGCTGTTGAAGATATGATGAAGATGGGTAAGGATGCTGGGGAGGAGCTTCTTTCTAGAGCTGGACCTGGCTTTTTCAGTAGTTAG
- the LOC107629555 gene encoding uncharacterized protein LOC107629555 (The sequence of the model RefSeq protein was modified relative to this genomic sequence to represent the inferred CDS: added 63 bases not found in genome assembly), with product YYEPEKIEGSRKPTKKGDGERRHLHLIAKKTDRFWKFNEQADRWVEVVFPYDDHLVSEFSNKEGGLNEEQHELFDAKPLDVVLPLRKRISLTRMSDTSIWVTGESGSIYERFWNGLEWVIAPHDLPIASGRATAVFIINHIILAASEAGNLYQMHVQFGETSQTVWLDVTPTLNQITNNDSKKNPLVLIKSGIVSHDRQRIYFCTRNGTLLELLGVEPLRWTNHGQPAGANVAAIAEVASVREVVYTISSAGDLYEYDEKSKPSWKKHIWKERTAQFVPLVPSKGCTLSGLSGDYSESLFLLNKEGDLVERRLHQRKWKWMVHGSPPHQNLTSITPALHDESSETFFSLFFTGAAGSVFEYQMPKQLGTTNRFPGTWENHQHPLHAKVARGIIGLPLQAGRILFPLDDGRLAELHLLGLGGESSGPALPQNFRRKASTKYVWSILDVPESEGWNAEYCTEERGPRNCLAGLKDESMDSGTSSVTGRRKQSQTQNYYLSLGTSLGEATKSTEDYNLPDGWTSSNFRLRLMYEGKSFFFITNDGLVFEHICIENVWVWLKHESSTAIEGIVGNYNGSLFMVDTFGSVLLREWHENEIAWRNCSAMRKGKSVIGGQPWDRFPAKSRKVTTEDALFFVSKNGRLLQFMVFMRKFKWKDCKHPPNAKVACIVDQELFRENIVFVTGRNGRLYQYNKVTDLWHEHYQSQHLILSQFPGTVIRPSQKSLSGSLFMLSVEGGLVEYQWNAGSGWNWIEHGTPDKGAKLIGSTGPSFEGTQLLLIGSDGKVYLRYMDKNGAWKWKDFGFPSMGSEMVEANRPRQSGLNDGKVVCNDEYSMHGLKKDQNNLSDQMSKCDPKVSSTRPIPFSEGSVIFELRDGRIKENEGSSFNIWLTSDDTTNGSWQNYSLWRRQNGFGQGPLELQPVHA from the exons TATTATGAGCCAGAAAAGATTGAAGGGTCAAGAAAACCAACCAAGAAAGGTGATGGAGAAAGAAGACATCTGCACCTGATTGCAAAG AAAACTGATAGGTTTTGGAAGTTCAATGAACAAGCTGATAGATGGGTTGAAGTTGTGTTTCCTTATGATGATCATCTGGTATCTGAATTCAGCAACAAAGAAGGAGGATTGAATGAAGAACAGCATGAATTGTTTGATGCTAAGCCCTTGGATGTGGTTTTGCCACTGAGGAAGAGAATTTCATTGACCAGAATGTCAGATACATCTATTTGGGTCACTGGGGAAAGTGGTTCTATATATGAGAGGTTTTGGAATGGACTTGAATGGGTTATTGCCCCTCATGACTTGCCAATAGCATCCGGCCGCGCAACCGCGGTATTCATCATCAATCACATAATTCTTGCTGCTTCTGAAGCAGGAAATCTCTATCAG ATGCATGTGCAATTTGGTGAAACCTCACAAACAGTTTGGTTGGATGTCACACCTACACTCAATCAAATCACAAATAATGATTCAAAGAAAAATCCTTTGGTGTTAATAAAGTCTGGAATTGTGTCACATGATAGGCA GAGAATTTATTTCTGCACAAGGAATGGAACACTGTTAGAACTTCTTGGGGTTGAGcctctaag ATGGACAAATCATGGCCAACCAGCTGGAGCAAATGTAGCAGCAATAGCTGAAGTTGCTTCTGTAAGAGAAGTAGTGTATACCATAAG TTCTGCTGGAGATCTTTATGAATATGATGAAAAATCAAAACCATCATGGAAGAAGCACATATGGAAAGAAAGGACAGCACAATTCGTGCCTTTAGTACCATCTAAAGGGTGCACTCTAAGTGGACTGAGTGGTGATTATTCTGAATCTCTGTTTCTTCTAAACAAG GAGGGTGATTTGGTAGAGAGGAGACTGCATCAGAGGAAGTGGAAATGGATGGTCCATGGAAGTCCACCACATCAAAATTTGACATCCATTACGCCGGCTCTACATGACGAATCAAGTGAAACtttcttttccttgttcttcACTGGTGCAGCTGGATCAGTCTTTGAATATCAAATGCCAAAACAATTAG GTACAACTAATCGATTTCCAGGAACTTGGGAAAATCATCAGCACCCTTTACATGCTAAAGTAGCAAGAGGTATAATTGGCTTGCCATTACAAGCTGGCAGGATACTGTTTCCACTAGATGATGGTAGACTTGCAGAATTACATCTATTAGGACTAGGCGGCGAAAGTTCAGGACCGGCTTTACCACAAAACTTTAGAAGGAAAGCATCAACTAAATATGTTTGGTCGATATTAGATGTTCCAGAGAGCGAAGGATGGAATGCAGAATATTGCACAGAAGAACGCGGCCCCAGAAATTGCCTTGCAGGACTAAAAGATGAGTCAATGGATTCTGGAACAAGTTCAGTAACAGGTAGGAGAAAGCAAAGCCAGACACAGAATTACTACTTATCGCTCGGCACTTCATTAGGCGAAGCGACTAAATCTACAGAAGATTATAATCTCCCTGATGGCTGGACTAGTAGTAACTTCCGGCTTCGATTGATGTATGAAGGAAAGTCATTTTTCTTCATAACAAATGATGGATTAGTGTTTGAACACATTTGTATTGAGAATGTTTGGGTGTGGCTGAAGCATGAGAGTTCTACAGCTATAGAAGGTATAGTGGGAAACTATAATGGAAGCTTGTTCATGGTTGATACATTTGGGAGTGTGCTTCTTAGAGAATGGCATGAAAATGAGATAGC ATTTCCAGCTAAATCAAGGAAGGTTACAACAGAAGATGCACTCTTCTTTGTGAGTAAAAATGGAAGATTACTGCAGTTCATG GTTTTCATGAGGAAGTTTAAATGGAAAGATTGCAAACATCCTCCAAATGCTAAAGTTGCATGCATTGTAGACCAGGAATTGTTCAGGGAAAACATAGTATTTGTCACAGGAAGAAACGGTCGCCTATATCAGTATAACAAAGTGACTGATTTGTGGCATGAGCATTACCAATCTCAGCATTTGATTCTATCACAGTTTCCTGGAACAGTTATTAGACCATCACAGAAATCGCTCTCAGGCTCACTTTTCATGCTTTCAGTAGAAGGTGGCCTTGTTGAGTACCAATGGAATGCAGGGAGTGGATGGAACTGGATAGAACATGGAACACCCGATAAAGGCGCAAAACTAATTGGTTCAACTGGTCCTAGCTTTGAGGGTACTCAACTACTTTTGATTGGTTCAGATGGAAAAGTGTACCTGAGATACATGGACAAAAATGGTGCATGGAAGTGGAAGGACTTTGGTTTCCCTTCAATGGGAAGTGAAATGGTTGAGGCGAATCGACCAAGACAAAGTGGACTCAATGATGGAAAGGTAGTTTGCAATGATGAATATTCTATGCATGGCTTGAAGAAAGATCAGAACAACCTTTCTGATCAAATGTCTAAATGTGATCCTAAG GTTTCATCTACAAGACCAATTCCATTTTCTGAAGGTTCTGTTATATTTGAGCTCAGAGATGGCAGG ATAAAAGAAAACGAAGGGAGTTCATTTAATATATGGCTGACGAGTGACGACACGACTAATGGCAGTTGGCAGAACTACAGCTTGTGGAGGAGACAGAATGGGTTTGGTCAAGGACCATTGGAACTCCAGCCAGTTCATGCTTAG
- the LOC107629558 gene encoding porphobilinogen deaminase, chloroplastic isoform X2, which produces MSSHPELAEEGAIQIVVIKTTGDKILSQPLADIGGKGLFTKEIDEALINGDIDIAVHSMKDVPTYLPDKTILPCNLPREDVRDAFISLTASSLAHLPAGSVVGTASLRRKSQILHRYPSLSVQENFRGNVQTRLRKLSEGVVQATLLAVAGLKRLNMTENVTSTLSIDDMLPAVAQGAIGIACRSDDDKMAEYLASLNHEETRLAVSCERAFLETLDGSCRTPIAGYACRNEDGNCLFRGLVASPDGTRVLETSRIGAYAVEDMMKMGKDAGEELLSRAGPGFFSS; this is translated from the exons ATGTCATCACATCCGGAGCTAGCGGAAGAAGGAGCCATTCAGATTGTAGTAATTAAAACAACTGGTGACAAAATACTATCGCAACCGCTTGCAGACATAGGTGGGAAGGGCCTCTTTACCAAAGAAATAGATGAGGCACTGATAAACGGCGACATTGACATTGCTGTCCACTCAATGAAAGATGTTCCTACTTATTTACCTGATAAAACAATTTTGCCTTGCAACCTTCCACGCGAGGATGTAAGAGATGCATTTATATCATTGACTGCAAGTTCACTAGCCCATCTACCTGCTGGAAGTGTTGTTGGTACTGCTTCACTCAGACGAAAGTCGCAGATACTCCATAGATATCCATCTCTTAGT GTTCAGGAAAACTTCCGCGGCAATGTCCAAACAAGGCTGAGAAAACTCAGTGAGGGTGTTGTCCAAGCTACACTATTGGCAGTAGCTGGACTCAAACGATTAAATATGACAGAAAATGTGACTTCAACCCTATCAATTGATGACATGCTTCCAGCAGTTGCCCAAGGCGCAATTGGAATAGCCTGTAGAAGTGACGATGACAAAATG GCCGAATACCTTGCTTCGCTGAATCACGAAGAAACAAGGCTAGCAGTTTCATGTGAAAGAGCCTTCCTTGAGACTCTAGATGGATCTTGCCGCACTCCTATAGCAGGTTATGCTTGCAGAAACGAAGATGGAAATTGCTTGTTTAGAGGACTAGTTGCTTCACCAGATGGAACCCGTG TGCTTGAAACATCAAGGATTGGTGCATATGCTGTTGAAGATATGATGAAGATGGGTAAGGATGCTGGGGAGGAGCTTCTTTCTAGAGCTGGACCTGGCTTTTTCAGTAGTTAG
- the LOC107629557 gene encoding uncharacterized protein LOC107629557: MAIAFLWLWNLQNLWPFSALRTNDLRDSKKLVSKLSVPEHTKQFVFAFRDPKTQTLVYVLSALNLSKLSAIDAQSLIREIRPDAVVVQGGRSSFPEILESEGDVEVDKALPTSPFAVIKQCFVEKIGKEQYESVAGNFVMKEIFGTSFHGHLLAAKKAADDVGSAFVVIESGLGSSIDNSNNGGGVDAGSHFNGFVSSLVPQQPGVVTLAPITLNRFSLSNDAKAQMAKVLSVVMDPPLLRTSGSNSEVGSGEIQASSSYEVPAFARSIYPLLEDLHNIFDNIPSIGRALAHAQKMLLDVNRGEALDARTLSEVHRFRMXXXXXXLAPTNSKVDPKSQKIDFSELSVDEKSDVLFAHAIRSQADKFKTIVAVVDAGSLGGLRKHWDTPLPDEVKELVGDLTINSGVERVALNYSNKKRLLPENPMMAVGAGATAVLGASSLTKVVPASTLMKVATFKVPASIKVVVSYTHKALGFSLGPSKVVASSGAKTSSIMKAAGSAEKIRAIAHGVIASAERTSISVMRTAFFEIMRKRKIQPVGFLPWATFVGSIGACSGLLMCGDGIECAVESVPAAHSIASLGRGIQHLREASKAVMLAEGTRIQNSVEALINRIKKTTDR, from the coding sequence ATGGCGATTGCGTTCTTGTGGCTCTGGAACCTGCAAAACCTCTGGCCTTTCTCTGCATTAAGGACCAACGACCTTCGAGATTCGAAGAAATTGGTAAGCAAGCTCTCTGTACCTGAGCACACAAAGCAATTCGTTTTCGCGTTCCGTGATCCCAAAACCCAAACCCTAGTTTATGTTCTTTCGGCGTTGAACTTATCTAAGCTATCGGCAATTGACGCACAGTCCCTTATTAGGGAAATTAGGCCTGATGCTGTTGTTGTTCAAGGGGGTCGTTCCTCTTTTCCTGAGATTCTTGAATCTGAGGGAGATGTTGAGGTTGACAAGGCACTCCCTACTTCACCGTTTGCGGTAATCAAACAGTGTTTTGTTGAAAAGATTGGTAAGGAACAATATGAGAGTGTCGCAGGGAATTTTGTGATGAAGGAAATCTTTGGGACCAGTTTTCATGGCCACTTATTGGCCGCCAAGAAGGCGGCGGACGACGTAGGTTCGGCATTTGTTGTGATCGAGTCGGGATTAGGTAGCTCTATTGATAATTCTAATAACGGTGGTGGTGTTGATGCTGGAAGCCATTTTAATGGTTTTGTTAGCAGTTTGGTTCCTCAACAACCAGGTGTTGTTACTCTAGCTCCAATTACTTTGAATAGGTTTTCTCTGAGTAATGATGCCAAGGCGCAGATGGCAAAGGTTTTATCGGTTGTTATGGATCCACCATTACTTAGGACCTCTGGTTCCAATTCAGAGGTTGGTTCAGGGGAAATTCAGGCAAGTAGTAGTTATGAGGTCCCGGCCTTTGCCAGGTCTATCTATCCATTACTTGAAGACTTGCATAATATATTTGACAACATTCCATCAATTGGGAGGGCGTTAGCACATGCGCAAAAGATGCTATTGGATGTAAACAGAGGTGAGGCTCTTGACGCAAGAACTCTTTCCGAGGTTCATAGATTTAGAATGNNNNNNNNNNNNNNNNNNTTGGCTCCAACTAACAGCAAAGTCGATCCCAAATCTCAAAAGATTGATTTCTCAGAGCTTTCAGTTGACGAGAAGTCGGATGTGCTCTTTGCACATGCTATCCGTAGTCAGGCTGATAAGTTTAAGACCATTGTTGCAGTAGTAGATGCTGGCTCCTTAGGAGGTCTTAGGAAGCATTGGGATACTCCTCTTCCCGATGAAGTCAAAGAGCTGGTTGGAGATCTAACAATAAATTCTGGAGTTGAACGGGTGGCTCTGAATTATAGCAACAAGAAACGCTTGTTACCAGAGAATCCTATGATGGCAGTAGGGGCAGGAGCAACAGCTGTTTTAGGTGCTTCATCCTTGACCAAAGTAGTTCCTGCATCAACTCTCATGAAGGTTGCTACCTTCAAAGTTCCGGCTTCAATCAAAGTCGTTGTCAGTTATACACACAAGGCTCTGGGTTTTTCCCTGGGCCCATCTAAAGTTGTTGCATCTTCCGGTGCTAAAACTTCCAGTATCATGAAGGCAGCTGGATCTGCCGAGAAGATTCGAGCTATTGCTCACGGCGTTATAGCTTCGGCTGAAAGAACCAGTATCTCGGTTATGAGAACGGCCTTCTTTGAAATAATGAGAAAGCGAAAGATACAGCCTGTTGGGTTTTTGCCTTGGGCTACATTCGTAGGGAGCATTGGAGCATGTTCAGGCTTACTTATGTGTGGGGATGGGATCGAGTGCGCTGTTGAATCTGTCCCCGCAGCACACTCAATTGCTAGTTTGGGTCGTGGGATTCAACATTTACGCGAAGCATCAAAAGCAGTGATGCTAGCAGAAGGAACCAGAATCCAAAATTCAGTTGAAGCTCTAATAAACAGAATAAAGAAGACAACGGATCGATAG